The Riemerella anatipestifer region TTTGGGATAGAAAACTTGTTACGCTTGAACCTGATAAGGAGAAGTGGACACTAACTTTTGAAGATAAACCGAGTGAAACAGCAGATCTGGTTATTATTGCCAATGGTGGAATGTCTAAAGTAAGAAAATTTGTTACCGACACGGAAGTTGAAGAAACAGGTACTTTCAATATACAAGCCGATATTCATCATCCAGAGGTGAACTGTCCTGGATTTTTTCAGCTATGCAATGGAAACCGGCTAATGGCTGCTCATCAAGGTAATTTATTATTTGCGAATCCTAATAATAATGGTGCATTGCATTTTGGAATAAGTTTTAAAACATCTGATGAATGGAAAAGCAAGACTCTGGTAGATTTTCAAGACAGAAATAGTGTCGTTGATTTTCTCCTGAAAAAATTTTCCGATTGGGATGAACGCTACAAAGAACTGATTCGTGTGACATCATCTTTTGTAGGGTTAGCGACACGAATATTTCCCTTAGGTAAGTCTTGGAAAAGTAAGCGTCCATTACCCATAACGATGATTGGAGATGCTGCTCATTTGATGCCTCCTTTTGCAGGACAAGGCGTAAACAGCGGGTTGATGGATGCCTTGATATTGTCGGATAATCTGACCAATGGGAAATTTAACAGCATTGAAGAGGCTATTGAAAATTATGAACAGCAAATGTTTATCTATGGCAAAGAAGCACAAGAAGAATCAACTCAAAACGAAATTGAAATGTTTAAACCCGACTTTACGTTTCAGCAATTGTTAAATGTATAAAATGGAATAAAACGGCACATAACAAACAAATTGGCAATAGAGCCGGTGAAGTACTTCTATTGAACTTTTGTGCAATGTTGAAGATTAGTAATTCTATTCAACATTTGTGCTAAAAGTCGGCTCCATCGCCAATTTGCCAAACGTTAGTGGCAATGGCAGAACAACCGTACCCCTGAAATTAAACGGCTGAAAAATAACAACCTGACACAGAAAAAAATAATAAAAATCTACCACACAGGATTTTTTTGCAGTACAAAATTCAACCTTGCTTCAACACCTTTTTCCTTTTAAAATACAAAGCTACATAAGACAAAACCGCACAAACAAGTCCAATCCAAATCATAGCCCAAATTGCACCCGAACATTGGGACAACGTTCCTTCTTCAATAAGCAGAATTCGGAATGCCTGTAAGAAATGTGTAAGCGGAATCACGTTTGCAACAGCCACAACCCAATCGGGCATTTGCGAAAGCGGCCACGTAAATCCACTCAAAATAAAACTCGGAGTGGCTATTACCATCAATATTTCGGTTGCTTTGAGCTGACTCGGAATCAATATGCTTACCAATATCCCGATAAAACATACCGACAACACGAAAATTCCCGCTACAAAGGTCAAAGCACCTAGATTTTCATAAAACGGAATCCTGAACCAAAACGTAAACAGATAATACAAGAACCAAATACCGAAGCTCATTATCAGATACGGAATTATCTTAATTGCCATTATTTTGAGTAGGGATTTGTTTTCCGAAACCAAAGTTCTGAACGTTCCGTTTTCGTATTCCGAGGCAAACGACAAAGCCAAGCCTAACAGCAAAACCTGTTGCAAAACCGTAGCCAAAATGCCGGGCCACAAAAAGTACATATAGTTCGTGCTTCGGTTGTATTTTTTGATAAACGTGGTTTTGAACGGCTCATATTGCGACATTGCCACACTTTCAGGCATTCCTTGTTTTTTAAGAGCTTCAATCTGAACTCCCGCTTTAAGTGTTCCTAAACAAATCTGAATGGCAGTCGAAGCATAATTGGCTGTTAAAACATTCGAAGTATTTACAATGGTAAGCACTTCGGGATACTTTTTGGTCATAACCTGCTTTTCAAAATCTTTCGGAATAATCACAACTGCAGGAATGTTATCGTTTTCCGCTACAATTTTAGCTAAATCGTTCTGGTCATAACGGATAAAAGCCACGTTCAGAACCTCATTATCCTGCATCATTTCAATAGCTTTTCGGCTCATCTGACTTTGGTCTTCATCAACCACCACAACAGGCAAATCGGTAACTTTTCCTTTCTGGTAAACAAAGCCCAAAAGTATTCCGTACATAATCGGAGCCCCAATAAAAAGCAACCGAAGCACACTGTTATCCCAAAACAAACGGAATTCCCTTTTTATAAGCGAAAAAAAGTTTTTCATTTGATTTTTATTTTAACAGTTCTAAAGTAACCGTAGTTTTCGTAAACAAATCTTTGGTCTGACTGATATCAACCGGACTGATTTTTATCTCAAAAAGACTCTCCTGAATTTCGTAATCGGGATAAGCCGTTGCAATATTTGCATAAGCTCCCAAAGCCTTAACCGAAATTACTTTTCCCTTAACCTGACTTTTGTTATAGACTATATTGACAGTTACTTCCTGTCCTTTCTGAACCTTTGAAAGCTGGCTTTCGGGAATCGTAAAACGGAAATAAGTCGATTCCGAAATCGTTCCGCTAATCAAGGTATAACCGGGAAGCGCCAGCTCCCCTACTTTAAGCGTAATGGACTCTACCGTCATATCCTGTGGAGCAATGATATACCGCTCGGAATCCGCAACCGAAACCTCCTGCAAAGCTCCCAAAGCTCTTTCCTGTTGTCCAAAAGCCATTTTTTGCTGTTCGATTCTCGCTCCGTATTTCACGTCCGAAATTTCAGCCTGAACAGCCAGATACTGCGATTGAGCCCCCTGATATTTAGCGAAAGCCTCATCATACATCTGTTGAGAAACCAACGAATCTTTAAGCATATTTGACAATCGGTTAATGGATTTTTGAGCCAGTTCGTACTGTTCTTTCAATGCTTTTTGTTTGGCTTCTAGCTGTTTGAGCTGATTGTCCGTAGCTCCTTTCAAAGTCATATCATATTGGGCTTTTGCCGACTGAACCGCTCCTTCAGCCTGACTTTTTTTGGCATCGACTTCAGGAATGTCCAAAATAGCAAGCGTATCGCCTTTCCTTACAAAATCTCCTTCCTGAATACGGATTTCAATGATTTTTCCCGGAATTTTCGATACGATTCCGATTTGCTCCCTTTCGATTTTTCCCTGAATAACCTCGGCTTTCGGCTTACCACAACCGACAGCGGAAATCACTACAACTAATAATAAATATATCTTTTTCATCACTTTTAATAAGTTAGTTTAAAATAGTTTTGGTTAATTCTCCTGTTACGGAAAGTGTTTCTAAAGCGGACAGCCTTTGCTCTACTAAAATCTGAATTTTATTGGCTGATGCTTTAAACAAATCGTTCTCCGCTTCCAATCTTTCGGAAATGTTGATAAGCCCTTCCTGATATTGCCTTACAGCCATATTCAGATTGTTTGAAGCTACTTTTTCATGTTCCAGACCAATTTGGTATTTCTTATTCTGAACCCTGTAATCCGCCAGGTTATTTTCCAAAAGCAAAGCAAATTTCTCTTTCGCATCATCTAATTGATTTTGCACCTGTTCCGCATTTATCTTGGCTTCGTGGATTTTGTGCTTACGTTCAAATCCGCTGAAAATCTCCCACTTCATCGAAAGTCCTACCATCCAATTCGGACTCAACGTAAGTTCATTCATTCTTCCGTAAAGTCGGGAATTTACCATTGGAATTTCAGGTGTAATCATCGTAGCGTCAAAAAGGCTCGCATAAGTAACACCTCCGAATGCTCCCAAAACAGGAAGATAGCTCCCTTTTTCTTTCTTGACCATATAATCGGAAGCCTTCTTGAATGATTCCAAGGCTTTTAGCTCTTGTTTGTTTTCAACCGATAAATCTTCCGAAATCACATAAGGAACAAGTAAATATTCTACTTCTTTGATTTGGTTTTCGGAATATCCCGTGAGGTAATTTATTTTTTGGTAAAGGACTTTTCGTTTTCCTTCCATTTCTATCTTTTTGGATTGTAATTCGAGATTTGCCAATTTGATTTTGTCCCTGTCATACGGAATGGCAAGTCCTTCTTCGATAGCCCTTTCTACTCTTTTGGCTTCGGTAGCCAATCGTTTTTCGCTGTCAATCAGCAATTTTTCGACTTCGTTCAACAAGTGTACTTGGTCAAAGGAATGAATCACTTCTTTAATTAAACTTTCTTTTTCAGCCTCGGAAAGATAAGCCGTTCCGATTCGTTTTTGCTCCAAAGCCTTTGCTCCGTTTTCAATCTGAAAACCACTAAACAAAACCGTTTTTGCCATCAGGCTACCCATCAATAAGTTTCCGTAACTGTCAAACGATTGCTTTCCGTCAAAAACCGGCTGATTGATAACCGGAATGTTTCCTGTCGGTAAATCGAGCGTTATTTTCGTATCGAAATACATGTAATTTGCCGAACCTTCTACTTTCGGAATGTATTTGTTCCAAACACTTTTCTTTTCCGTACTGATTTTTTCCACTTCCAAATCTTTGTTTCGGATAGAAGCGTTTTTGTCGATTGCTTTCTGAATTGCTTCCTGCAAAGACGGGCTCACATCAATTTGAGCCTTTCCTTCAAAAGCCAAAAGGCAGGCAAGTATAGGCAGTAATTTTTTAATTCTCATTTTACCTCTAAATTTTGATATATTTTATGAAACACTTCTTTTACTGTCACTATATTTTCTACACTGATTCCTTTTATGGATTCTTCGACGGTAGCATTGACAAGATTCATAACTTTTTCCTGTATTTGCTTTCCTTTTTTTGTCAGAAAAATCAAATTAGACCTTCTGTCATTTACATCGGGTTTCCGGTCGACCAAACCGTCTTTTTCCATATTATCAATCAAACGGGTTACGCTTGGTCTGTCCCGAAAGCTCTTATCTGCCAAATACTGTTGCGAGCAACCGTCATTTTCCCACAAAACAGCCAAAATAGACCATTGTTCCTTGGTTAATTCTACTCCGTTCTGTCTGAAATTCTTATTCAAAACACGATTAAATGCCTGTGGTGTCCTGCCCGTAAGCAGATTGTAAAAATCCTGATATTCTAAAATTGATTGCATAACCAACTGTTGTTTATGCAACAAAAGTATAACAAATTTTTCAAACAAGACTGTTTTTTGAAAAAATTAACTTTTGGAGAAAAAGCAAAAATTTTTTTAGTCTTTTGATTTACAGATAAATGAATCAAACAAAGAGTAAACAAACAGCCACAGCCACTAACAAGGGTTTTGCAAGAGAGCGGGTTAAGTGCTAAATTCAACTTTTGTGCTTCTATTCCGCAAAAACCATTTTTTATTTGTTTGAAAAGTGTAAATTAGCAAATAAAAAAATGGTTTTGCTACGTTGGTGCTAAATTGAAAGTTTGTGCTTTCTAATCCTCTCCCTCGCAAAGCCCCGAACCGTTGGCGGTAATTTGAAGAAACAATTAACAACGAAAAACATTCAAGAAAATGAAGCTATAAGTAACTGTAAGATAGAATAAGAATTGAAATATCCTTTAATACGCAAAGTAGAAAGGGCGATTGTTAATATTAAAAAATTAGAAAATGACACAGTTACAAATGATTGACAAAACAAAGTCAATAGCTCAAAATGATAAAAATATTTCTGCCGTATTTATGTACGGGTCATTTACCAAAAATGAAGGGGACAAATATTCAGATATTGAATTCTACATCTTCTTGAAGGATAAAGAAAATTTTTCCGCTGAAAATTGGGTAAGCCAAATTCATCCTTTGGCATTATATTTTACCAACGAGTATGGAAGTGAAGTTGCCATTTTTGAAAATATGATAAGGGGGGAGTTTCATTTTTTGACAAACGACCAAATGGAAGTTATCAAATCGTGGGACGGTTTGGTAGAGTTTAGCGACTTTGACAAGATGATTTTAGTAGATAAAGAAGATTTATTGACTAACACGCTCAAAGAAATAAAAACTAAAGTACCTGATCGAACAACAAATGAAAATATCCTGTGGTTGAGCCAATCATTGTTGAATGTTTTACTTACAACAAGCAACTTAATTAAACGACAGGAATTTGCTCACGCTTACCAAAGCTTATCAAATGTTCAAAAATATTTACTTTGGTTAATAAGAATTGAAACATACCAAACCAAACATTGGGAAAGTCCAACAAAAAGCTTGGAAAAAGACATAGACCCAGATTGGTATTCGTTATTTCAGGAGACAACATCAGAATTAGATCCGACAGATATTAAAACAGCTTTCAAGAAGACATTAATATTGACTGAAAAACTTTTTGATAATCTTGGAGTTGAAGCAAAATTAAAGGGGGTATTAAGGAGAATTGAATAAAAAAAACTACCGCCAACATTGTATAAGCGTAATGCGGGCTGAACTGCTAAATTTGAGCATTTTTGCTCCTAAGAAACTTTGTGGTGGGCGGACAGTGAATTGCTCCGAAATCCCGCACTACGCTTATACTTGACCGTTGTGCGTCAGCTTATTCGAACATTGTGCATAAAACAAACTGAAAAATTAAGTTGTGATATTTGGAAACTTTTGTATCTTTGTTAAAAATTTACATAAAACAACTAAATGCAATTTTTTGAAACACGATTTTTAGAAGAAGCTGACAAGTTTATTTCTGAACTTGATGAAAAAACTGCTAGAAAACTGTTTTATAACATTGATTTAGCCCAACAAACAAACGACCCAAGACTTTTCAAAAAACTTAAAAATGACATTTGGGAGTTTAGAACACTTTATGCAGGACTTCAAATTCGACTTCTTGCATTTTGGGACAAAACAGACGGAAAAGAAACTTTAGTACTTGCAACGCACGGGTTTATAAAGAAAGTTAACAAAGTCCCAACAAAAGAAATTGACAAAGCGGTCAAAATTAGAGAAAAATATTTTAGTAATAAACAAAATAGCAAATAAAATGGCAAATAACGAAATGAAATCATACTCACTTGCCGAAATGAAAGATAAATATATCGGTAAAGTTGGAACAAAAGAACGTGACGAGTACGAATATGAACTACGAATGGATGTTTTAGGTAAAATGATTAAAACGGCTCGACAAGAACGAAATTTGACACAAGAACAATTAGGACAAATTGTTGGCGTTCAAAAATCTCAAATTTCCAAATTAGAAAGTAGTGCAAACAGTGCGACAATTGACACGATAATTAAAGTGTTTAAAGCATTGAAAGCCGAAATTAACTTTAATGTGAAACTTGAAGAACAACATATAAAACTAGTCTAAAACAAAGCCGAACGCACAACAAGGTATTGCCGCAAGCGGGGGATATTTGCATTTTAGAAAAATTTGTTTACCTTTGAAGTATGGTATTTTGGTTGAAGTTGGGTGCTAATAAGCCCCACCTTCGGCAATACCCGACCGTTGTGCGTCATCTTTGTGCGACAGAGGAAATAGAAAAAAACATACTAAAATGAAAAAAATATTTATACTTCTGAATCTAATTTTATTAGTAAATCTTAATGGATATTGTCAAACTAAAAGTTTAAAATCAAATGAAATTGTAAAACCTGAATTTAGAAATATATTAGATAGTTTAAAGGTAAAAGGAGCAATTCTAATTTATGATAACGACAAGAATACTTTTTACTCAAATGACTTTGATTGGGCTAAAAACGGAAAATTACCTGCATCAACATTCAAAATTCCAAATTCTATAATTGCTGTTGAATTAGGCATTATTGAAAATGATACAACTATTTTAAAATGGAATGGCGAGCAGAGAAAAATGGATATTTGGGAAAAAGATTTATCATTTAAAGATGCTTTTAGAATTTCCTGTGTTCC contains the following coding sequences:
- the tet(X) gene encoding tetracycline-inactivating monooxygenase Tet(X) — translated: MTMRIDTDKQMNLLSDKNVAIIGGGPVGLTMAKLLQQNRVDVTVYERDKDRDARIFGGTLDLHRDSGQEAMKRAGLLQTYYDLALPMGVNIADEKGNILTTKNVKPENRFDNPEINRNDLRTILLNSLQNDTVIWDRKLVTLEPDKEKWTLTFEDKPSETADLVIIANGGMSKVRKFVTDTEVEETGTFNIQADIHHPEVNCPGFFQLCNGNRLMAAHQGNLLFANPNNNGALHFGISFKTSDEWKSKTLVDFQDRNSVVDFLLKKFSDWDERYKELIRVTSSFVGLATRIFPLGKSWKSKRPLPITMIGDAAHLMPPFAGQGVNSGLMDALILSDNLTNGKFNSIEEAIENYEQQMFIYGKEAQEESTQNEIEMFKPDFTFQQLLNV
- a CDS encoding ABC transporter permease; this encodes MKNFFSLIKREFRLFWDNSVLRLLFIGAPIMYGILLGFVYQKGKVTDLPVVVVDEDQSQMSRKAIEMMQDNEVLNVAFIRYDQNDLAKIVAENDNIPAVVIIPKDFEKQVMTKKYPEVLTIVNTSNVLTANYASTAIQICLGTLKAGVQIEALKKQGMPESVAMSQYEPFKTTFIKKYNRSTNYMYFLWPGILATVLQQVLLLGLALSFASEYENGTFRTLVSENKSLLKIMAIKIIPYLIMSFGIWFLYYLFTFWFRIPFYENLGALTFVAGIFVLSVCFIGILVSILIPSQLKATEILMVIATPSFILSGFTWPLSQMPDWVVAVANVIPLTHFLQAFRILLIEEGTLSQCSGAIWAMIWIGLVCAVLSYVALYFKRKKVLKQG
- a CDS encoding HlyD family secretion protein, translated to MKKIYLLLVVVISAVGCGKPKAEVIQGKIEREQIGIVSKIPGKIIEIRIQEGDFVRKGDTLAILDIPEVDAKKSQAEGAVQSAKAQYDMTLKGATDNQLKQLEAKQKALKEQYELAQKSINRLSNMLKDSLVSQQMYDEAFAKYQGAQSQYLAVQAEISDVKYGARIEQQKMAFGQQERALGALQEVSVADSERYIIAPQDMTVESITLKVGELALPGYTLISGTISESTYFRFTIPESQLSKVQKGQEVTVNIVYNKSQVKGKVISVKALGAYANIATAYPDYEIQESLFEIKISPVDISQTKDLFTKTTVTLELLK
- a CDS encoding TolC family protein yields the protein MRIKKLLPILACLLAFEGKAQIDVSPSLQEAIQKAIDKNASIRNKDLEVEKISTEKKSVWNKYIPKVEGSANYMYFDTKITLDLPTGNIPVINQPVFDGKQSFDSYGNLLMGSLMAKTVLFSGFQIENGAKALEQKRIGTAYLSEAEKESLIKEVIHSFDQVHLLNEVEKLLIDSEKRLATEAKRVERAIEEGLAIPYDRDKIKLANLELQSKKIEMEGKRKVLYQKINYLTGYSENQIKEVEYLLVPYVISEDLSVENKQELKALESFKKASDYMVKKEKGSYLPVLGAFGGVTYASLFDATMITPEIPMVNSRLYGRMNELTLSPNWMVGLSMKWEIFSGFERKHKIHEAKINAEQVQNQLDDAKEKFALLLENNLADYRVQNKKYQIGLEHEKVASNNLNMAVRQYQEGLINISERLEAENDLFKASANKIQILVEQRLSALETLSVTGELTKTILN
- a CDS encoding MarR family winged helix-turn-helix transcriptional regulator; amino-acid sequence: MQSILEYQDFYNLLTGRTPQAFNRVLNKNFRQNGVELTKEQWSILAVLWENDGCSQQYLADKSFRDRPSVTRLIDNMEKDGLVDRKPDVNDRRSNLIFLTKKGKQIQEKVMNLVNATVEESIKGISVENIVTVKEVFHKIYQNLEVK
- the lnu(I) gene encoding lincosamide nucleotidyltransferase Lnu(I): MTQLQMIDKTKSIAQNDKNISAVFMYGSFTKNEGDKYSDIEFYIFLKDKENFSAENWVSQIHPLALYFTNEYGSEVAIFENMIRGEFHFLTNDQMEVIKSWDGLVEFSDFDKMILVDKEDLLTNTLKEIKTKVPDRTTNENILWLSQSLLNVLLTTSNLIKRQEFAHAYQSLSNVQKYLLWLIRIETYQTKHWESPTKSLEKDIDPDWYSLFQETTSELDPTDIKTAFKKTLILTEKLFDNLGVEAKLKGVLRRIE
- a CDS encoding type II toxin-antitoxin system RelE/ParE family toxin, which encodes MQFFETRFLEEADKFISELDEKTARKLFYNIDLAQQTNDPRLFKKLKNDIWEFRTLYAGLQIRLLAFWDKTDGKETLVLATHGFIKKVNKVPTKEIDKAVKIREKYFSNKQNSK
- a CDS encoding helix-turn-helix domain-containing protein, whose translation is MANNEMKSYSLAEMKDKYIGKVGTKERDEYEYELRMDVLGKMIKTARQERNLTQEQLGQIVGVQKSQISKLESSANSATIDTIIKVFKALKAEINFNVKLEEQHIKLV